A portion of the Luxibacter massiliensis genome contains these proteins:
- a CDS encoding BMP family ABC transporter substrate-binding protein — translation MKKRLFSLLLAGMLVVGLVAGCGKKEESGEAKSGGDEGSEKLKVALVVNQKFGDKASMDDLAKGADQAAEDFGVEIKKLESAEASKYEEDVRAMSKAGYDLIVTTYAYMTDATKLVAAEYPDTKYAAIFQTINDGNEKYENIWDTEFHGEGAFYLGGYIAGKLTKTNHVGFVVGAEEPTPNAEGNGFMLGVKAANPDAEVEFSYVGSYEDPAKAKEVTSAMISKGCDVVQTDSGASNAGVVEACKDAGILCAGEITDYYDTYEGFYGIEGIGFGDTVYKAIEMIMNDEFVGGEHGIRDLTNGGYFMDWDSFNRFADSNEEYGEVMKEAIAEAQELEKQITDGTLEVPFDTEVPNWERIKNQP, via the coding sequence ATGAAAAAAAGATTGTTTTCGTTATTGCTGGCAGGAATGCTGGTGGTGGGACTGGTGGCAGGCTGCGGTAAGAAAGAAGAGTCTGGAGAAGCAAAATCTGGCGGGGATGAGGGCAGTGAGAAGTTAAAAGTCGCCCTGGTTGTCAATCAAAAATTTGGCGACAAGGCTTCCATGGATGACCTTGCCAAGGGGGCGGATCAGGCGGCGGAAGATTTTGGCGTGGAGATAAAGAAGCTGGAATCTGCAGAGGCATCCAAATATGAGGAGGACGTCCGTGCTATGTCCAAGGCCGGATACGATCTGATTGTAACTACATATGCCTATATGACAGATGCTACTAAGCTGGTAGCAGCAGAATATCCGGACACAAAATATGCGGCAATTTTCCAGACTATTAATGACGGAAATGAGAAATATGAGAATATCTGGGATACAGAATTCCATGGGGAAGGCGCTTTTTATCTGGGCGGATATATTGCGGGAAAGCTGACTAAGACGAATCATGTAGGGTTCGTAGTAGGAGCAGAAGAGCCTACTCCCAATGCCGAGGGAAATGGTTTTATGCTGGGGGTAAAAGCTGCAAATCCAGATGCGGAGGTGGAGTTCTCTTATGTAGGCAGCTACGAAGATCCTGCCAAGGCAAAAGAGGTTACAAGTGCTATGATTTCCAAAGGATGTGATGTAGTACAGACTGACTCAGGAGCATCCAACGCAGGTGTAGTTGAAGCATGTAAAGATGCAGGTATCCTGTGTGCAGGGGAAATAACAGACTACTATGATACTTATGAGGGATTTTATGGAATTGAGGGTATTGGATTTGGCGATACCGTCTATAAGGCAATAGAAATGATCATGAACGATGAATTTGTAGGGGGAGAACACGGCATCCGTGACCTTACTAATGGAGGATACTTTATGGATTGGGATTCTTTCAACCGATTTGCAGACAGCAATGAGGAATATGGGGAGGTAATGAAAGAGGCAATTGCAGAAGCACAGGAATTGGAAAAGCAGATTACAGACGGTACATTGGAAGTGCCCTTTGACACAGAGGTTCCAAACTGGGAGAGGATAAAAAACCAGCCGTAA
- a CDS encoding amidohydrolase family protein, whose amino-acid sequence MKYEAGISGAIIVSGHNGYRPFIGSVGITGGRITAICKGEMGQSECRDWVDGRGKILMPGLVNGHCHGDMTLARGLGDDLTLWEQNLEFADTGWFWTLVSDEDRYASRQLTYCEALLSGTTFIMENMYWGMGNMSVRAMKETGIRGALAEDIRQDFGKPDEFIPSVYLDSYVDTCRQEEIIPVLGSVSEEDYDTDRMERIHKIAEDRGLKLTCHLAENTWRQELVLKKYGVTSIEYMYSHGFLGAGVIGSHVVYASGEEIDKLAKSGTKVVNTPLCEMKIQDGIAPIPEMVRKGVTVCLGTDGAMWNNSNDIFREMKGMSLLHTVNTGIRSLKKTDILDMATINGAKCFGLEKDYGTIETGKKADFILIETRTPHMRPLRVGACENVTSSLIYNATGQDVTDVFVDGKHIVRDRQLTTIDLQGLTDQVQIASERIAERLQK is encoded by the coding sequence ATGAAATACGAGGCCGGAATCAGCGGTGCTATTATTGTATCTGGCCATAACGGATACCGCCCCTTTATCGGTTCTGTGGGGATCACAGGAGGACGTATAACAGCAATTTGTAAAGGGGAGATGGGACAGTCAGAATGTAGGGACTGGGTTGATGGCAGAGGGAAAATTTTGATGCCCGGACTTGTGAATGGACATTGCCACGGCGACATGACATTGGCCAGAGGACTGGGAGACGACTTGACGTTGTGGGAACAGAATCTGGAATTTGCCGATACAGGATGGTTTTGGACATTGGTCAGTGATGAAGACCGGTATGCTTCCCGGCAGCTGACATATTGTGAAGCATTGCTTTCGGGAACTACCTTCATCATGGAGAATATGTACTGGGGCATGGGGAATATGTCTGTGCGGGCCATGAAAGAGACTGGCATCAGAGGGGCGTTGGCAGAGGATATCAGGCAGGATTTTGGGAAGCCGGATGAGTTTATCCCTTCTGTGTATCTGGACAGTTATGTGGATACATGCAGGCAGGAAGAAATTATTCCTGTGCTGGGAAGTGTCTCAGAGGAAGACTATGATACAGACAGGATGGAGAGAATACACAAAATAGCAGAGGACAGAGGGTTAAAACTTACCTGCCATCTGGCAGAAAACACATGGAGGCAGGAACTGGTCCTGAAAAAATACGGGGTTACATCTATAGAGTATATGTACTCCCACGGCTTTTTAGGAGCAGGGGTAATTGGTTCCCATGTAGTGTACGCATCGGGAGAAGAGATAGATAAGCTGGCTAAATCAGGTACAAAGGTAGTCAATACCCCGCTGTGTGAGATGAAAATACAGGATGGCATTGCCCCTATCCCGGAGATGGTGCGGAAAGGAGTGACAGTCTGCCTGGGAACGGATGGGGCCATGTGGAATAATTCTAATGATATTTTCAGAGAAATGAAAGGAATGTCCCTGCTCCATACGGTAAATACTGGGATCAGAAGCCTGAAAAAGACAGATATTCTGGATATGGCTACTATAAATGGCGCAAAGTGTTTTGGGTTAGAGAAGGATTACGGAACCATCGAGACAGGGAAGAAGGCAGATTTTATCCTGATTGAAACCCGCACTCCCCATATGAGGCCTCTTAGGGTTGGGGCCTGTGAGAATGTAACTTCAAGCCTGATATATAATGCCACAGGCCAGGATGTGACAGATGTATTTGTGGATGGGAAACATATTGTCCGGGACAGGCAGCTGACGACTATAGATTTACAGGGATTGACGGATCAAGTACAAATTGCATCAGAGAGGATAGCAGAAAGGCTGCAGAAGTAA